The genomic stretch CAAGTGacaaagtgaggcccagagaggttaaatgacttgcctaaggtcgcaaaaaggaaataaaaccctACGCAGGTTTTCTGATGAGGCCAGtgttgctttttggtttttttccccccagactGTTTGTGAGAAACCCTGGGTTTGAGCAGCAGTGTTTCAGAGGCCACCTCCAGGGAAAGCAGGCCTCAAAACCCACCACACTCTCTCTGCAGCCTAGAGTGCCTCAGATTTTGTCCTACAGTTTTTTGCCCTATGTAGCTTCGtgaaatttcagttaaaaaaattaagtgaaaaagagGTGGGGGCAGATTctggtgctttaaaaaataaagagacccGCAAACCTCCGCATTTAATGCCAAAAACTCCATCCTGcataattatatttacataaagtaTACAAAAAGCACAGCTAATCTGTGCTGTTAGCAGTCGGGGTGGCAGCCACCTTTGGGGGAACTGATGACTGCAAGGGGGCACAAGGAGGGGTTGTGGGGTCCCGGTCATGTCTGTTTCTTGATCTAGGTGCTGTTTATGTGTACATGCTCCATTTGTAAAAACTTCCTGTGTGCAACAcgattaagattttaaaaacaaacccaaactttAGGCCACACATGACACCTACATGATCAGGACCTTCGGTCCTCTGGGATAACTCACAGGCTGGCTCGGTTTGCAGTCAGCCACAGCTGGGCctgaaccctggctctgccacctgccaGCTGTGTTGCCCTGAGCCATGCTTACCCCTCTCTGCATCTAATCACCCTCGCTCCACAAGGTGGGGGCCCAGGAAGCGCCAGACGCCCGCCCATCCGGAGCCAGGCCCCCAAGCCCTCCCCGTCTCCCCAGGTGTCTGGAACTAGCCACCCACCTGTGATGAGGACGAGCGCAGAGAGGCAGGCAAAGGCAGGGACGTCGACGACCAAGCTGTGCAGGGAGCGAGAGAAGGCCAGGATGCTGTCGATCCAGTCCCCGAAGCCGCGGGCACACTGCAGCCGGTGCAGCACCAGGCCCGAGCAGAAGATGAGCTTCCCCTCAGCCGGCTTAGACCTGGTGGGCAGGGACGCAGACACTAGTCAGAGAGGCTTGAGGGCAGGGCGGCAGGGTGAGGGGTGAGCAAACAGCTGGAAGCTCACCGGTAGGCCAGGCGGAGGATGAAGAGCTCCAGGAAGGCCGACTCCAGCAGCAAGTCCTGGTCCCCGGGGGACAGCTCGGCAAAGCCGGGGATCTTCTCAGCCCACTTGCGGATAACCTCCAGGGAACCCGAAAGCAGGTCGTAGAACTGCTGCACGTCCCCGGCATCCTCCTTCCCGAAGTGGGGCAGCACCAGCTCCTGGAACTAGGAAGCGGCCTGGCGGGGTCAGACCCCGGGAAAAGCCCCGCACCAAGGCCGCCATGTACAGCCATGTCGTGCCCTCCCTCGGATGCCAGATCCCGGGGGTGAGAGTGGAGCTGAGATTCCGCCCACACTTGCTTGCCAACTTTCACATATTAACCCAGGGCCACGGCTGCTGGAAGGAGCACGTTTTTCTAATTGGCCACTGCCCAAAGGGGTACATTTTCCCACCTGGTCAGCCTGAAGGGGCCTCCTCTCTTTTCAATTTGTGGAACTGGGGGTTAGGGGGGCTTTTCTAATGTGCAGGAAAGCGCTGAATGCGGGGTGGGTGGGGCCTCACCTTGGAGTAGTCCAGTTTGGAAGTGCTGGGCCCTGAGTCCAGGTGTGCCCGGACCAGGGAGGTGAGGAGATTCGCAGGGGAGGCATCCGGGGGCTGCTTGGGCTTTGAAGGGAGCCGACCCCGccgccccttcaggctgtctgtCCGGACAACTGCAGAGAAATGGGCAAGGGTGAGCAAGGGAGGAAGGGACCCAGGGAAGGGACTCTCAGCCCAAGCCGTGCACAGCAGTGCTGGGCAGCAACCCCAAGTCGAAGGACCTAGAGCCTCCGAGACCCAGGGGGGACTCTGCAGGGACCTCCCCCACCACAAGGCAGGCAGGTGGACCAGAGGTcagggaggaagcagggcccAGGCATGCCCTCCCCTGCGGCCCACCAGAACAAATGTCTGGGGGACTCCGCCGGCCCCACCCCACTCAGGCCCACCTCTGTCCCACTGGGCCTGTGCCAGCCACCCACCTTCCTTCACCATGCCCACAGCCAGGCACTTCTGGAAGCGACAGAACTGGCAGCGGTTTCGCCGTCTCTTGTCCACAGGGCAGTCCTTGTTAGCCAGGCAGATGTACTTGGCATTTTTCTGCACTGTgcgctgggtggggggggggggggcaacaCGGAACACAGGCTGTCAGagtgtggggatggggggagccCAGGGGAGGGAAGCGTCCAGATCCTACTGCCATCACAGACAAAAGCTCTCTCTGTTCACAGCTATTTTTCTAACATTTgggtggcaggggagggagagatggatgggtgggggaaggaagagaaaagtctTGGGGACACTGGGGGAGGGTTCGGCCTCACCCTCAGGACACAAGATTAGGGGCTCGGGGCTCCCCAGCAGCCGGTACTTCTTAACATGCCTGCGTCCGCCTGACCCTTCCCTGGGGCAGACACGAGAGggctgaggaggggctgggggtggggacgggaAGCGAAGCAGGCACCCAGCACTGGGACAAACACACAGCCTGTTCCCAAGTCCGCCCCCAGCCCTCAAGCACCAAGCCCTCTTCTCAGATCCTTTCATCTTGTGCCAGGAACACGAGTGCCTGGGGCCCCCCTTCCCACCAGGACCTTGAGTGGGGGGAGGCCAGGCAGAGGAAAGCTAGAGGCTGGCCACTGAACTTACCCTCGTGGGTACCCCTGCAGCCCGCACCCTCTGCCCAGCTCTCACCCTTCCCTCCATATCTCTACAGCCCCAGTCTCAGCATGAAAAGGTCCCAGCTCCCTGCTCCCAGGACAGTGGCCCACCTGGCAGGCCTGCCCTCTTCTTAAAGAGCAGAACTTGTTGGGAGGAGAAcccaagggaagccaccacagaCCCCGCTGGGGTGAGAGAGCAGCCTGTCCCACCTCTCATAAAAAGCTACCCCCCGGGCAGCCCAGTACCTTGAAGAAGCCCTTGCAGCCCTCGCAGGTGCGGACACCATAATGCTGGCAAGAGGCGTTGTCCCCACACACAGCACAGCGGCCCTCAGTTCCACCCGGAGCCCCACTCCGGGCCTTGGCTGAGGTCACGGATGCATCCACCATCCCCAAGCCATCAAGGTGTGAAGAAGCAGGCACCAGGCCTGGGAACGCTGTTGGCATGGGAtagctctctccctcccccagctggTGGGCAGCCTGCGAGGGGAACAGCTTCAGGGGGCTTTGGGCCAGGCTGGGACTGGGGCCGGTGGGAGGGCTGAAGGAAAAGAAGGTCAGCGGCTGGGAGGGCCCAGAAGCCTTGGGCAGCTGCTCTGTCCATGCCCGCATGCCTTCGTAAGTCTGGCTGGGCGAGAAGGGGCCGAAGGAGCCGTCCCAGGGAGAGAGCTGGGGCGGCTGGAAGCTGGGCGTGGACGGTGATGGGGCTGAGCAGGGACTGCCATAGTAGTCAGAGCCGCTGGAGGACAGGGTCTCATCGAGAGGGCCGCTCAGGGTGCCGGGGTAGCAGCCGTACACCTGGAAGTCCTCAAACTTGAACGAAGCAGAGGCAGGGGAGGTGGCTGACgatgaggatgtggaggaggctgaggaggaggccGAGGAGCACGGCTGGGCTGTTCCCGGCAGCTGGTAGAGGAAGGTGTCAAACTCCCCTGTGTAGCCGTCCATGAAGGTGCTGAAGCTGGGCAAGGCAGTGGGGACAGTGGGGGCCGCCTCAGGGCTGGCCAGGTCCA from Physeter macrocephalus isolate SW-GA unplaced genomic scaffold, ASM283717v5 random_95, whole genome shotgun sequence encodes the following:
- the NR4A1 gene encoding nuclear receptor subfamily 4immunitygroup A member 1; its protein translation is MPCVQAQYGTPAPSPGPRDHLTSDPLTPELSKPTMDLASPEAAPTVPTALPSFSTFMDGYTGEFDTFLYQLPGTAQPCSSASSSASSTSSSSATSPASASFKFEDFQVYGCYPGTLSGPLDETLSSSGSDYYGSPCSAPSPSTPSFQPPQLSPWDGSFGPFSPSQTYEGMRAWTEQLPKASGPSQPLTFFSFSPPTGPSPSLAQSPLKLFPSQAAHQLGEGESYPMPTAFPGLVPASSHLDGLGMVDASVTSAKARSGAPGGTEGRCAVCGDNASCQHYGVRTCEGCKGFFKRTVQKNAKYICLANKDCPVDKRRRNRCQFCRFQKCLAVGMVKEVVRTDSLKGRRGRLPSKPKQPPDASPANLLTSLVRAHLDSGPSTSKLDYSKFQELVLPHFGKEDAGDVQQFYDLLSGSLEVIRKWAEKIPGFAELSPGDQDLLLESAFLELFILRLAYRSKPAEGKLIFCSGLVLHRLQCARGFGDWIDSILAFSRSLHSLVVDVPAFACLSALVLITDRHGLQEPCRVEELQNRIASCLKEHISAEAGEPQPASCLSRLLGKLPELRTLCTQGLQRIFYLKLEDLVPPPPIVEKIFMDTLPF